ACTCCTTGCGCTTCTGATTCTAGGCGCTCTGTTGATCCTTGCGCTGCTTCGTTTTCTGCCTTGCAGCTGGACCAATAGCTGCCCGGCAGGGCCGCTCCAGGCAAGGTTGACAACCGAAGAGAGCGCTGTTGGTCTGCGCCCAGAAGGTGGCGAGCGGGCGGATATTCCGGTGGATACGGAGCGTGAGGTGCGGCGTGGCGATGCGATCGATGTCGATGATAGGGGCCGTGCCAGGCTCAAATTCCCAGATTTCCTGAGCGTGCAAATTTTCCGTAACTCGAGTCTGGAGCTACGCATTGAGAGTGGGCCTGATCCCTCAGCCAGCGCAATTGAGAGCTACTGGCTGGCATTCGGCACGACGGTCAATACGGTTGATCCGGTCAAGCAAGTGGCAGGACGGGTGCGGGTCGTGACAGATTCGGCGATCGTCGAGGCGATTGGGACCGAGTTCCTGGTGTACTACGATCCGCCGACCCGCACAACCTGGGTGATTGTGTGGGAAGGTGAGGTGCGTGTCAGGAGCGCAGGCGGTCAGGTATCCGTACCGCCTGGACAGCAGACCTGGGTCGAGGGAAATGGCGCGCCGGTAGGGCCTTTTCCGGCCTGTCATGTACATGTTCCAGCGCGCTTCCCACTGGTTCGTGAGCTGACCGAGAATGTCCGCGACGATACGGTATGCCCATCAACGCCCACGCCAACACCCACGCCCACGCTCACGCCAACCGCTGTGCCGACGCCCACGCTGGTGCCGAGCGCGACATCGATCCCGCCGACATCCACACCGACAGCTACGCCAGCATCGACGCCGACACTGACACCGACACTGACGCCGACGCCGACACTGACACCGACGCCGACACTGACGCCGACGCCGACGCCGACACTGACGCCGACGCCGACACTGACGCCCTTGCCGCCCGGCCTGACAGCGTTAGCGATCAAGCCCGATGTCGTCGAGAGCGGCAGCCCAACCATCGGCGAGGTGACGCTGAGCGGCCCTGCTCTGGCAGGCGGGATCGAGATCGGTTTGAGCAGTTTGGAGCCGCAGATCGTCGCTGTGCCGTCGACCGTGACGGTGCTGGAGGGCACAAGCAGCGCGACGTTTGAGCTTTCGACCAGCCTTGTCCGTCAGGACACGATCGTCGAGATCATGGCGGCGGACGGGTTTGAATTGGAGAGCGCAAACCTGACGGTGCTGGCTCCGCCGCAGCTGACCGCGCTTAAGCTCGAATCGAACCGGGTTGTCGGCGGCACAGCGACCACCGCGACGATCGCGCTGAGCAGAGATGCGGCGGCGGGCGGGGTTACTATCACGCTCAAGAGCTTCAATCCGGCAGCCGTGGTCCCGACGACTGTCAGCGTGCCCGCAGGAGCGGCGAGCGTATCATTCACGGTGGAGACACAGCCGGTGTCGCAGGATACTGTAGTCCCGATCACGGCAAGCTCGGCCAGCTCGTCGCTTGATACGCGGCTGATCGTCGCAGCACCGGCCACGCCTGATCTCGCGGTCGCGATCGCCACGCGATCGCCAGAGATCGCCTGCGTTCCTAACGGCCAGTCGTTTTCCTGCTTCGTGACCATCACCTTTAGCGTCACGAACGCTAGTGCCGCCAACGTGACAGATAAGTTTTCGATATTGATCGAAGCTGATGCGGCTCCGTCGCGAACGATTGTCGTGCCTGGTCTGGCAGCGGGCCAACGCGATACCTTCACGGATACGCTCGGACCCGGCGGCAACTGCTACAATCCCGACTGTACGGTTGTGGTGACAGTCGACTCCGGCAGTACGATCAGGGAGTCTGATGAAACAAACAATGTCGCAACAAAGACTAAAAAAGAGCCGGTGATCCGTTAGCGCGGCTCAGCGTGGCACGATGATGATTCGATAGGAGCGTATCGCGATACGCTCCTATCGCTGTTCATGGTCGCATGTTTCAGGCAGCGTTCACATGGCACAGAACTTGCTCCGCTGTTCGATTCCTGGAATGTATCGCGTTCAAACCGCACTGTAGAAACCGAAGCAACATACGGGTTAATATCTGACGTTCCCCGCGACGTAGCGCTATAAAGGAGTCATCCTTGGCGATTATGACCACGCAATTCGAGCGGGTCGCCGAGGCTGTCACCGATCGGGTTTCGGAGCTGCTCCACGCGCCGATCTCCGTCGTTGACGCTCGCGGCCTTGTCATATCCAGCAGCGAGCCAAATCTGATCGGCCTGCCGCTTGAGCGTACCGCGCAAGAGCCAGTGGAGCATGCCGTGCGCGTTCCGTTTCGGCTGGATGGACGCATGGGCGAGGTGATCGTCGGCGAGCCGCGCAGCGATGAGGTGATCTCGCCGCGTCTGGCGCAAGTGCTGGTCGAGCTGGTGCTCAATCAGACCGCCGTCGTCGATCGGCTGCCCAACCAGCACGAGCTGAAGAATAATTTTATCTATAACCTGCTGCATGGCCTGATCGACGACGAGGACGCGATCCTGCGCGAGTCGCGGCTGCTGGGCATGGATCTCACGCCGCCGCGCGCGGTGATCCTGATCGATGCGGCGGAGTATATTCTCTCGTCCAGCGACTCGACGCGCATCGAAACCGACGCGCAGATCCGCCGACGCACGCAGCTTGTGATCGGCACCGTGGTCAGCTTCTTCCATCTGCCCAACGATACGATCTGCGCCTACATCGGCGACGGCGAGGTCGCGGTGCTCAAAGCCAGCAATACCAAAAATCTCGTCACCTGGGCCGACAGCGATCCCGTAGAGAGCGCCTCTTGGGCTAACCTGACAGCGCTGCGCCGCGCGGGTAGCGAGCTGCTGAAGCGGCTTCAAAGCGAAACCGGCGCGTCGATTAACCTTGGCATCGGGCGCTACCATCCGGGTATTCGCGGTCTTGCGCGCTCCTACCAGGACGCGCGCGCGGCGCTGTCGCTGGGACGGCGCTTCCACGGGCAGAACGGCGTGCATGGCCTGGATGCGCTGGGCATCGCGGCGTTCGTGGGCGTCTCCGACGAGGCCACCAAGATCGATCTGGCGACCCATCTGCTCAGCCCGCTCGACCACGAGCCTGAGCTGCTCGAAACGCTCGATGTCTTCTTTGCCCACGACTGTTGTCCGTCATCGACCGCCAAGGATCTGTCGATCCATCGCAACACGCTGAGCTACCGGCTCGATAAGATCGCCTCGCTGACCGGCCTCGACCCCCGCTGCTTCGACCATGCGGTCCAGATTCGTCTGGCGTTGCTCCTGCGCACGTTCAATACTCACGCCACATAATTGTGCAGTTGCATAACTGCGATATGCAGTAGCAATTCGTTCTTCAGTCACCTGCCCAATGCCACCCAACTTGGCACAAGGGTAGCATAAGGGCAGGTTGCTGCTGCGCGCCGTCGTTGAGGGTGCAGAATAAACGATCAAAGGAACAGGGAACGGGAGAGGCGGGTGCCATGCGGGTGCCCTTTGGGCATGGGCCAAAAATAAAGGAGCGTATCGCCGATGAGAGAGCGAGCTGTGTTTCTGGATCGTGATGGGACGCTTGTGCATGCACGCCATTATCCATCGCGGCCAGAAGAGTTGCAGCTTTACGCTGGCATCGAGGCTGGGCTGCGGCGCTTGCAGGCGGCAGGCTTTCGATTGATCGTCATCACCAATCAGGGCGGGCTGGCGCACGGGTATTTTACCGAGGCCGATCTCGATCGGATGCATGAGCATCTCAGGAGCGAGCTGGCGCGGCTTGGCGTGCGTGTCGATGGCGTGTATCACTGCCCGCACCATCCCGATGGCACGATCCCCGATCTGTCGATCGCCTGCGATTGCCGCAAGCCGCAGCCAGGCATGCTGCTGCGGGCCGCCGCCGACCTGGGCCTGGATCTCCGGCGCTCGTGGTTCGTGGGCGACATCCTCGACGATGTGGAGGCGGGCAGACGTGCCGGCTGCCGCTCCGTGCTGGTGGACATCGGCACCGAGCAGCCGCCGACGCTGCCACTGCGCGAGCCGCACTTCGTTGCCCGCGATACCGCTCACGCGCTGTCGATCATCGCGACGATCGAGCGGCTTGGTCCCATGGCCGATCTGAGCTACCTGCCGCCGCGCTGGAAGCCCACAGAGGAGGTGCGCAATGCCCGCTGATTCGCAGATCGATCCGGCCTGGCAGGCGGCGCGGCGCGTACTGGCGGTTCGCCTCGATAACCTCGGCGACGTGCTTGTCACCACGCCCGCGCTGCACGCGATCAAGTCCTCGCTGCCCAACGCCGAGCTGACGCTGCTGGCAAGCCCGATCGGCGCGCAGGTCGGGCGGCTCAATCCCGACATCGACGATGTGATCGTCTATCAGTCGCCGCAGATGGACCCGTGGCGGAAGCTGCCGCACGATCCCGACCGCGAGCTGGATCTGATCGCGCTGCTCAGGGAGCGGCAGTTCGACGGCGCGATCATCTTTACATCGTTCCGGCAGTGCGCGCTGGTTCCAGCCTATCAGTGCTATCTGGCCGGTATTCCGCTGCGGCACGCCGCGTCGATCGACGGTCCCGGCTCGCTGCTGACGACGCGCCATCGGCATCCTGAGCGCATGCTGCACGAGGTCGAGCGCGGCCTGGATCTGGTCGGCGCGATCGGCCTGCACACCGACGAGGTCGATCTTGTGCTGCGGGTGCCCGCCAATGCCCGCCAGCGGCTGCACGAGACGCTGCCGCTGGCGGCGTCTGCGCGTCCGCTGGTGGCGCTGCATCCCGGCTGCACGATGCCCGCGCGCACGTATCCCTGGGAGCTGTACGCCGAAGTCGCCGATCTGCTGGTCGAGCGGCTGGGCGCGACCGTGGCGCTGACCGGCGCGGCGGACGAGCGCGAGCTGGTCGAGCAAATCCACGCGCGGATGCGTCCCGAAACGCGCGGCGCGGCGCTGCCAGTGGCGGGCACCCTGACCTTTG
This DNA window, taken from Herpetosiphonaceae bacterium, encodes the following:
- a CDS encoding glycosyltransferase family 9 protein, with the translated sequence MPADSQIDPAWQAARRVLAVRLDNLGDVLVTTPALHAIKSSLPNAELTLLASPIGAQVGRLNPDIDDVIVYQSPQMDPWRKLPHDPDRELDLIALLRERQFDGAIIFTSFRQCALVPAYQCYLAGIPLRHAASIDGPGSLLTTRHRHPERMLHEVERGLDLVGAIGLHTDEVDLVLRVPANARQRLHETLPLAASARPLVALHPGCTMPARTYPWELYAEVADLLVERLGATVALTGAADERELVEQIHARMRPETRGAALPVAGTLTFASFCALIEAADLVVTNNTGPMHIAAALKTPVVALFALTNPPEQWGPWRVPHRQLFHEVPCRLCYSRVCPYGHECLRLVTPGMVLTAAEELLEEQRNNEQRTKGREAGGAVVSPTISSPAPRDTGLVLGSSEGARR
- a CDS encoding helix-turn-helix domain-containing protein, translating into MTTQFERVAEAVTDRVSELLHAPISVVDARGLVISSSEPNLIGLPLERTAQEPVEHAVRVPFRLDGRMGEVIVGEPRSDEVISPRLAQVLVELVLNQTAVVDRLPNQHELKNNFIYNLLHGLIDDEDAILRESRLLGMDLTPPRAVILIDAAEYILSSSDSTRIETDAQIRRRTQLVIGTVVSFFHLPNDTICAYIGDGEVAVLKASNTKNLVTWADSDPVESASWANLTALRRAGSELLKRLQSETGASINLGIGRYHPGIRGLARSYQDARAALSLGRRFHGQNGVHGLDALGIAAFVGVSDEATKIDLATHLLSPLDHEPELLETLDVFFAHDCCPSSTAKDLSIHRNTLSYRLDKIASLTGLDPRCFDHAVQIRLALLLRTFNTHAT
- a CDS encoding HAD family hydrolase; amino-acid sequence: MRERAVFLDRDGTLVHARHYPSRPEELQLYAGIEAGLRRLQAAGFRLIVITNQGGLAHGYFTEADLDRMHEHLRSELARLGVRVDGVYHCPHHPDGTIPDLSIACDCRKPQPGMLLRAAADLGLDLRRSWFVGDILDDVEAGRRAGCRSVLVDIGTEQPPTLPLREPHFVARDTAHALSIIATIERLGPMADLSYLPPRWKPTEEVRNAR
- a CDS encoding CARDB domain-containing protein; the encoded protein is LLALLILGALLILALLRFLPCSWTNSCPAGPLQARLTTEESAVGLRPEGGERADIPVDTEREVRRGDAIDVDDRGRARLKFPDFLSVQIFRNSSLELRIESGPDPSASAIESYWLAFGTTVNTVDPVKQVAGRVRVVTDSAIVEAIGTEFLVYYDPPTRTTWVIVWEGEVRVRSAGGQVSVPPGQQTWVEGNGAPVGPFPACHVHVPARFPLVRELTENVRDDTVCPSTPTPTPTPTLTPTAVPTPTLVPSATSIPPTSTPTATPASTPTLTPTLTPTPTLTPTPTLTPTPTPTLTPTPTLTPLPPGLTALAIKPDVVESGSPTIGEVTLSGPALAGGIEIGLSSLEPQIVAVPSTVTVLEGTSSATFELSTSLVRQDTIVEIMAADGFELESANLTVLAPPQLTALKLESNRVVGGTATTATIALSRDAAAGGVTITLKSFNPAAVVPTTVSVPAGAASVSFTVETQPVSQDTVVPITASSASSSLDTRLIVAAPATPDLAVAIATRSPEIACVPNGQSFSCFVTITFSVTNASAANVTDKFSILIEADAAPSRTIVVPGLAAGQRDTFTDTLGPGGNCYNPDCTVVVTVDSGSTIRESDETNNVATKTKKEPVIR